A genomic stretch from Setaria italica strain Yugu1 chromosome VII, Setaria_italica_v2.0, whole genome shotgun sequence includes:
- the LOC101762249 gene encoding probable protein phosphatase 2C 73 isoform X1, translated as MGICCSKAKADLDDDVFHHHLWTAAAASMHTKQGWKGANQDAMAVCQDFAGHKGHIFCGVFDGHGPLGREVARHVRDTLPMKLSSALKPKTEEQEDPSTDTLKLATEQDPSSNTDLDSSDKSDSTTSSDDTSDEKHLLSSWKSIFVKTFEQVDEELKQHSGIDCICSGTTAVTVVRQGDHLFIANLGDSRAVLCTRDSKDRLIPVQLTTDLKPDLPSELARILNCKGRVFAMDDEPDVPRMWLPDQDAPGLAMARAFGDFCLKSHGLICTPEVYYRKLSEKDEFLVLATDGIWDVLSNKEVVKIVSSVTDPSKAARQLIDRAVRAWRCKYPTSMVDDCAVVCLFLNRPASPDEESFTGSGDVKPPREQAGVSFTGSFRRVVSSRSGGEASEEGTTVWRALEGVARANSVMRLPRIGRVLSWRRRSNSLDEDEDDRD; from the exons ATGGGGATCTGCTGCAGCAAGGCCAAGGCGGACCTAGACGACGACGTgttccaccaccacctctggaccgccgccgccgcctccatgcacACCAAGCAAGGCTGGAAGGGTGCCAACCAGGACGCCATGGCCGTCTGCCAG GACTTTGCTGGCCACAAAGGCCACATCTTCTGCGGGGTATTTGATGGGCATGGCCCTCTTGGCCGAGAAGTTGCTCGCCATGTCCGTGACACCCTTCCCATGAAACTATCCTCTGCTTTGAAGCCCAAAACTGAAGAACAAGAAGATCCCTCAACCGATACTTTGAAGCTCGCAACTGAACAAGACCCTTCAAGCAATACAGATTTGGATTCCTCTGACAAGTCAGACTCCACCACATCCAGTGATGATACAAGCGATGAGAAGCACCTGTTGTCTAGTTGGAAAAGCATATTTGTCAAGACATTTGAGCAGGTGGATGAGGAGCTCAAGCAACATTCAGGAATTGACTGCATTTGTAGTGGCACAACAGCAGTCACTGTTGTTAGGCAG GGTGATCACTTGTTCATCGCCAATTTGGGTGACTCACGAGCTGTTCTTTGCACCCGGGACAGCAAGGACCGGCTGATCCCAGTCCAACTGACCACTGACTTGAAGCCAGATCTTCCAA GTGAACTCGCAAGGATTCTGAACTGCAAGGGACGAGTTTTCGCCATGGATGACGAACCAGACGTGCCTAGGATGTGGTTGCCGGACCAGGATGCTCCAGGTCTCGCCATGGCAAGGGCCTTCGGGGACTTCTGCCTGAAGAGCCATGGCCTTATCTGCACACCTGAAGTCTACTACAGGAAGTTATCTGAAAAGGACGAGTTCTTGGTGCTTGCAACTGATGGG ATTTGGGACGTGCTGTCGAACAAGGAGGTGGTGAAGATCGTCTCATCGGTCACCGACCCATCCAAGGCGGCGAGACAGCTGATCGACCGTGCGGTCCGAGCGTGGCGGTGCAAGTACCCGACGTCCATGGTGGACGACTGCGCCGTCGTGTGCCTCTTCTTGAACCGGCCGGCATCTCCTGACGAGGAGAGCTTCACAGGCTCAGGAGACGTGAAGCCGCCTCGTGAACAGGCGGGCGTGTCGTTCACGGGGAGCTTCCGCAGGGTTGTGAGCagcagaagcggcggcgaggcgtCGGAGGAAGGGACGACGGTGTGGAGAGCCCTGGAGGGGGTGGCGCGGGCCAACTCGGTGATGAGGCTGCCGCGGATCGGGCGCGTGCTGAGCTGGCGGAGGCGGTCGAATTCGCTGGATGAAGACGAAGACGACAGGGATTGA
- the LOC101763060 gene encoding uncharacterized protein LOC101763060, translated as MALGDGATPAPVPNLSISGAALAALLHRCAAAAADCDGLLFGRASHLPAPPASLSDYDDLPPAPALSISVSGHCSLSHPSSLSDPLGRFQAPSSDPSSAVGFFSSRRRTALRPSMRELALANSLSKTIEGRTTAHPLLFILVSPSASPNFSTHSYDYRTFLLLGSRLVPASISVVNVGPGFRDQYHAFYPESPMPCLPIPQPSSPEPTGQRHTHTNGEQKAVDEMVDGFGIGRLQGVLGSAAGQAAEMDDMYAGMLRKLEKLAREVEESNLRVLEQENRNLLLRYRYAGMQ; from the exons ATGGccctcggcgacggcgccaccccggccccggTGCCAAACCTCTCCATCTccggcgccgccctcgccgcgctcctccaccgctgcgccgccgccgccgccgactgcgACGGCCTCCTCTTCGGCCGCGCCTCccacctccccgcgccgccggcctccctctcCGACTACGACGACCTACCGCCCGCCCCCGCGCTCTCCATCTCCGTCTCAGGCCACTGCTCCCTCtcccacccctcctccctctccgatCCTCTCGGCCGCTTCCAGGCCCCCTCCTCGGATCCCTCCTCCGCCGTTGGCTTcttctcctcccgccgccgaaCCGCGCTCCGCCCCTCCATGCGCGAGCTCGCCCTCGCCAACTCCCTCTCAAAGACCATAGAAGGCCGCACCACCGCCCATCCCCTCCTCTTCATCCTCgtctccccctccgcctcccccaacTTCTCCACCCACTCCTACGACTACCgcaccttcctcctcctcggatCCCGCCTCGTCCCGGCCTCCATCAGCGTCGTCAACGTCGGCCCCGGCTTCAGGGACCAGTACCACGCCTTCTACCCAGAATCTCCAATGCCCTGCCTGCCGATTCCTCAGCCTTCGTCGCCAGAGCCCACAGGTCAACGTCACACTCACACCAATGGTGAGCAGAAGGCGGTGGATGAAATGGTGGACGGGTTTGGGATCGGGAGGCTGCAAGGGGTCCTGGGCTCTGCAGCAGGGCAGGCGGCGGAGATGGATGACATGTATGCTGGGATGCTCAGGAAGTTGGAGAAGCTCGccagggaggtggaggagagcaaCCTCCGTGTTCTCGAGCAG GAGAACCGGAACCTGCTGCTGAGGTATAGATACGCAGGAATGCAATAG
- the LOC101753349 gene encoding F-box/LRR-repeat protein 3 isoform X2 codes for MKLPNLQVLTLVGCIGIDDDALASLEKECSKSLQVLDMSHCQNITDVGVSSIVKSIPNLLELDLSYCCPVTPSMVRSLQKISKLRSLKLEGCKFMADGLKAIGSSCVSIRELSLSKCSGVTDMELSFAVSKLKNLQKLDITCCRNITDVSVAAITGSCTSLISLRMESCSHVSSGALQLIGKHCSHLEELDLTDSDLDDEGLKALAGCSNLSSLKIGICLRISDEGLAHIGKSCPKLQDIDLYRCGGIGDEGVIQIAQGCPMLESINLSYCTEITDRSLMSLSKCTKLNTLEIRGCSRVSSSGLSEIAMGCRLLSKLDIKKCFEINDVGMLHLSQFSHSLRQINLSYCSITDIGLLSLSSICGLQNMTIVHLAGITPNGLIAALMVCGGLTKVKLHKAFKSMMPPHMLKNVEARGCIFQWINKPFKVEVEPCDVWKQQSQDVLVR; via the exons ATGAAGCTACCCAACCTCCAGGTGTTGACACTGGTGGGGTGTATTGGAATTGATGATGATGCCCTTGCTAGCCTTGAGAAAGAATGCAGTAAATCACTGCAG GTGCTTGATATGTCTCATTGTCAGAACATCACTGATGTGGGAGTTTCATCCATAGTGAAGTCGATACCGAATCTATTGGAACTGGATCTTTCATACTGCTGCCCT GTTACTCCTTCTATGGTGAGAAGCCTCCAAAAGATTTCTAAACTGCGGAGCCTGAAGCTGGAAGGCTGCAAATTCATGGCTGATGGACTAAAAGCCATTGGAAGCTCTTGTGTTTCTATTAGGGAGTTAAGTCTTAGCAAGTGCTCTGGAGTGACAGATATGGAACTCTCTTTTGCTGTGTCAAAACTAAAGAATCTGCAGAAGCTGGACATCACTTGTTGTCGCAATATCACTGATGTTTCAGTAGCTGCCATCACTGGTTCGTGCACTTCCCTCATCTCTCTGAGGATGGAGTCTTGTAGTCATGTTTCAAGTGGAGCACTCCAACTAATTGGGAAGCACTGTTCTCATTTGGAAGAGCTGGACCTTACTGACAGTGATTTGGATGATGAAG GGCTGAAAGCTCTCGCCGGATGCAGCAACCTTTCGAGCCTAAAAATTGGCATTTGCTTGAGGATAAGTGATGAAGGTCTGGCCCACATTGGAAAGTCTTGCCCAAAACTCCAAGATATTGATTTGTACAG GTGTGGAGGCATTGGTGATGAAGGGGTTATTCAGATTGCTCAAGGCTGTCCAATGCTAGAATCCATCAATCTATCCTACTGCACGGAAATAACAGACCGTTCACTGATGTCCCTCTCAAAATGCACAAAGCTAAATACACTGGAGATCCGTGGCTGTTCCAGGGTTTCATCCTCAGGGCTCTCGGAAATAGCAATGGGGTGCAGGCTGCTTTCCAAGCTTGATATCAAGAAATGCTTTGAGATTAATGATGTGGGCATGCTTCACCTTTCACAGTTTTCTCATAGCCTCCGTCAG ATAAACTTGTCATACTGTTCGATCACCGACATTGGACTGCTTTCACTTTCTAGCATATGTGGCTTGCAGAACATGACCATTGTACATTTAGCTGGTATTACGCCTAATGGCTTGATAGCTGCTCTCATGGTCTGTGGTGGTTTGACAAAAGTGAAGCTTCATAAAGCATTCAAATCCATGATGCCTCCTCATATGCTAAAAAATGTTGAGGCACGTGGCTGTATTTTCCAGTGGATCAACAAACCATTTAAG GTTGAGGTGGAACCTTGTGATGTATGGAAGCAACAGTCCCAAGATGTGCTTGTACGATGA
- the LOC101762249 gene encoding probable protein phosphatase 2C 73 isoform X2: MKLSSALKPKTEEQEDPSTDTLKLATEQDPSSNTDLDSSDKSDSTTSSDDTSDEKHLLSSWKSIFVKTFEQVDEELKQHSGIDCICSGTTAVTVVRQGDHLFIANLGDSRAVLCTRDSKDRLIPVQLTTDLKPDLPSELARILNCKGRVFAMDDEPDVPRMWLPDQDAPGLAMARAFGDFCLKSHGLICTPEVYYRKLSEKDEFLVLATDGIWDVLSNKEVVKIVSSVTDPSKAARQLIDRAVRAWRCKYPTSMVDDCAVVCLFLNRPASPDEESFTGSGDVKPPREQAGVSFTGSFRRVVSSRSGGEASEEGTTVWRALEGVARANSVMRLPRIGRVLSWRRRSNSLDEDEDDRD; the protein is encoded by the exons ATGAAACTATCCTCTGCTTTGAAGCCCAAAACTGAAGAACAAGAAGATCCCTCAACCGATACTTTGAAGCTCGCAACTGAACAAGACCCTTCAAGCAATACAGATTTGGATTCCTCTGACAAGTCAGACTCCACCACATCCAGTGATGATACAAGCGATGAGAAGCACCTGTTGTCTAGTTGGAAAAGCATATTTGTCAAGACATTTGAGCAGGTGGATGAGGAGCTCAAGCAACATTCAGGAATTGACTGCATTTGTAGTGGCACAACAGCAGTCACTGTTGTTAGGCAG GGTGATCACTTGTTCATCGCCAATTTGGGTGACTCACGAGCTGTTCTTTGCACCCGGGACAGCAAGGACCGGCTGATCCCAGTCCAACTGACCACTGACTTGAAGCCAGATCTTCCAA GTGAACTCGCAAGGATTCTGAACTGCAAGGGACGAGTTTTCGCCATGGATGACGAACCAGACGTGCCTAGGATGTGGTTGCCGGACCAGGATGCTCCAGGTCTCGCCATGGCAAGGGCCTTCGGGGACTTCTGCCTGAAGAGCCATGGCCTTATCTGCACACCTGAAGTCTACTACAGGAAGTTATCTGAAAAGGACGAGTTCTTGGTGCTTGCAACTGATGGG ATTTGGGACGTGCTGTCGAACAAGGAGGTGGTGAAGATCGTCTCATCGGTCACCGACCCATCCAAGGCGGCGAGACAGCTGATCGACCGTGCGGTCCGAGCGTGGCGGTGCAAGTACCCGACGTCCATGGTGGACGACTGCGCCGTCGTGTGCCTCTTCTTGAACCGGCCGGCATCTCCTGACGAGGAGAGCTTCACAGGCTCAGGAGACGTGAAGCCGCCTCGTGAACAGGCGGGCGTGTCGTTCACGGGGAGCTTCCGCAGGGTTGTGAGCagcagaagcggcggcgaggcgtCGGAGGAAGGGACGACGGTGTGGAGAGCCCTGGAGGGGGTGGCGCGGGCCAACTCGGTGATGAGGCTGCCGCGGATCGGGCGCGTGCTGAGCTGGCGGAGGCGGTCGAATTCGCTGGATGAAGACGAAGACGACAGGGATTGA
- the LOC101753349 gene encoding F-box/LRR-repeat protein 3 isoform X1, protein MKLPNLQVLTLVGCIGIDDDALASLEKECSKSLQVLDMSHCQNITDVGVSSIVKSIPNLLELDLSYCCPQVTPSMVRSLQKISKLRSLKLEGCKFMADGLKAIGSSCVSIRELSLSKCSGVTDMELSFAVSKLKNLQKLDITCCRNITDVSVAAITGSCTSLISLRMESCSHVSSGALQLIGKHCSHLEELDLTDSDLDDEGLKALAGCSNLSSLKIGICLRISDEGLAHIGKSCPKLQDIDLYRCGGIGDEGVIQIAQGCPMLESINLSYCTEITDRSLMSLSKCTKLNTLEIRGCSRVSSSGLSEIAMGCRLLSKLDIKKCFEINDVGMLHLSQFSHSLRQINLSYCSITDIGLLSLSSICGLQNMTIVHLAGITPNGLIAALMVCGGLTKVKLHKAFKSMMPPHMLKNVEARGCIFQWINKPFKVEVEPCDVWKQQSQDVLVR, encoded by the exons ATGAAGCTACCCAACCTCCAGGTGTTGACACTGGTGGGGTGTATTGGAATTGATGATGATGCCCTTGCTAGCCTTGAGAAAGAATGCAGTAAATCACTGCAG GTGCTTGATATGTCTCATTGTCAGAACATCACTGATGTGGGAGTTTCATCCATAGTGAAGTCGATACCGAATCTATTGGAACTGGATCTTTCATACTGCTGCCCT CAGGTTACTCCTTCTATGGTGAGAAGCCTCCAAAAGATTTCTAAACTGCGGAGCCTGAAGCTGGAAGGCTGCAAATTCATGGCTGATGGACTAAAAGCCATTGGAAGCTCTTGTGTTTCTATTAGGGAGTTAAGTCTTAGCAAGTGCTCTGGAGTGACAGATATGGAACTCTCTTTTGCTGTGTCAAAACTAAAGAATCTGCAGAAGCTGGACATCACTTGTTGTCGCAATATCACTGATGTTTCAGTAGCTGCCATCACTGGTTCGTGCACTTCCCTCATCTCTCTGAGGATGGAGTCTTGTAGTCATGTTTCAAGTGGAGCACTCCAACTAATTGGGAAGCACTGTTCTCATTTGGAAGAGCTGGACCTTACTGACAGTGATTTGGATGATGAAG GGCTGAAAGCTCTCGCCGGATGCAGCAACCTTTCGAGCCTAAAAATTGGCATTTGCTTGAGGATAAGTGATGAAGGTCTGGCCCACATTGGAAAGTCTTGCCCAAAACTCCAAGATATTGATTTGTACAG GTGTGGAGGCATTGGTGATGAAGGGGTTATTCAGATTGCTCAAGGCTGTCCAATGCTAGAATCCATCAATCTATCCTACTGCACGGAAATAACAGACCGTTCACTGATGTCCCTCTCAAAATGCACAAAGCTAAATACACTGGAGATCCGTGGCTGTTCCAGGGTTTCATCCTCAGGGCTCTCGGAAATAGCAATGGGGTGCAGGCTGCTTTCCAAGCTTGATATCAAGAAATGCTTTGAGATTAATGATGTGGGCATGCTTCACCTTTCACAGTTTTCTCATAGCCTCCGTCAG ATAAACTTGTCATACTGTTCGATCACCGACATTGGACTGCTTTCACTTTCTAGCATATGTGGCTTGCAGAACATGACCATTGTACATTTAGCTGGTATTACGCCTAATGGCTTGATAGCTGCTCTCATGGTCTGTGGTGGTTTGACAAAAGTGAAGCTTCATAAAGCATTCAAATCCATGATGCCTCCTCATATGCTAAAAAATGTTGAGGCACGTGGCTGTATTTTCCAGTGGATCAACAAACCATTTAAG GTTGAGGTGGAACCTTGTGATGTATGGAAGCAACAGTCCCAAGATGTGCTTGTACGATGA
- the LOC101762649 gene encoding cation/H(+) antiporter 15, which yields MAAVANLSSGGLEPTVKPLAAACYDNNLVNSQGMFLGDQPLRFSLPLLLVQVSVILVLSAAAHVVLRRLGQSRFVTHMLVGVFLGPTVLGRSETFRGVLFSERGTYILESVSLVALILFLFSMGVKTDLSLLRRPSGRAVAVGITGALVPLAVTLPVFHALQPSLPEDLRGSSLITELAVRLSLSSFPVIADALSDLDLLNTDLGRIALTASLITDVTSWFLRACTAAVFLVSEAKSAAFTAQILASFVAFVLFVGFVARPAGRYIAYKRTPTGSLLSEGSFVVVVIAALLSALVTDAIGFKYMIGPMMLGLALPGGMPIGATMTERLDSFFIALFLPVYMALSGYRTDLAELTKPETSEKWCALELFVALCVSGKLVGCVAAGLFFAMPFRDAAVLALMLNIRGIVEVAAINNWGDTMKATAEHYSTLTLSMVLITAVSTPLIKLLYDPSGQFVRAKRRTLEDAPPSADLRVLTCLYSEDHAAPLIDLLEASGSSRDSPVSLIVLHLTELVGRAASVLKPHRKSSSTSNPTPSDRIVNAFRYFEQQQAAPGAVTVSPYVAQAPYSSMHHDVCSLAHSRKANLILLPFHKSSDGARATANNAIRSINRAVLHYAPCSVAILVDHGLAAGSACATAANSLLQRVALYFLGGPDDREALAYAARMPDQDSGSSVSLTVVRFKLRNWVGMGGRDEVRDEQVLQEFWTRHRDNERVVYVEKTVEDAEGTASVVRSMSEKFDLLIVGRRGGAGEGDDLEGSAGAALTSGLSDWSEFPELGVLGDMLASAEFASKVSILVIQQQPPKNNAAARGGSSIND from the coding sequence atggcggcggtggcgaaccTGTCGTCGGGTGGGCTGGAGCCGACGGTGAagccgctggcggcggcgtgctaCGACAACAACCTTGTGAACTCGCAGGGCATGTTCCTGGGCGACCAGCCGCTGCGCTTctccctcccgctcctcctcgtccaGGTCTCCGTCATCCtcgtcctctccgccgccgcccacgtcgtgctccgccgcctcggccaGTCCCGCTTCGTCACCCACATGCTCGTCGGCGTCTTCCTGGGCCCAACCGTGCTGGGCCGCAGCGAGACCTTCCGCGGCGTCCTCTTCTCCGAGCGCGGCACCTACATCCTCGAGAGCGTGTCGCTGGTGGCGCTCATCCTGTTCCTCTTCTCCATGGGCGTCAAGACCGACCTcagcctcctccgccgccccagcggccgcgccgtcgccgtcggcatcACCGGCGCGCTCGTCCCGCTCGCCGTCACGCTGCCGGTGTTCCACGCGCTCCAGCCGTCGCTCCCCGAGGACCTGCGCGGCTCCTCCCTCATCACGGAGCTCGCCGTCCGGCTGTCCCTGTCGTCGTTCCCCGTGATCGCCGACGCGCTCTCCGACCTCGACCTCCTCAACACCGACCTCGGCCGCATCGCGCTCACCGCGTCGCTCATCACCGACGTCACCTCCTGGTTCCTCCGCGCGTGCACCGCGGCGGTCTTCCTTGTCTCCGAGGCGAAGTCGGCGGCGTTCACGGCGCAGATCCTGGCCTCGTTCGTGGCGTTCGTGCTCTTCGTGGGGTTCGTGGCGCGCCCGGCGGGCCGGTACATCGCGTACAAGCGCACCCCGACGGGGTCGCTGCTGTCGGAGGGttccttcgtcgtcgtcgtcatcgcgGCGCTGCTGTCGGCGCTGGTGACGGACGCGATCGGGTTCAAGTACATGATCGGGCCGATGATGCTGGGGCTGGCGCTCCCCGGCGGGATGCCCATCGGCGCCACCATGACGGAGCGCCTCGACTCTTTCTTCATCGCGCTCTTCCTGCCGGTGTACATGGCGCTCTCCGGGTACCGCACCGACCTCGCCGAGCTCACCAAGCCGGAGACCTCGGAGAAGTGGTGCGCGCTGGAGCTGTTCGTGGCGCTGTGCGTGTCGGGGAAGCTGGTGGGGTGCGTCGCCGCGGGGCTCTTCTTCGCGATGCCGTTCCGGGACGCCGCCGTGCTGGCGCTGATGCTCAACATCCGGGGCATCGTGGAGGTGGCGGCCATCAACAACTGGGGCGACACCATGAAGGCCACGGCGGAGCACTACTCCACGCTCACGCTCTCCATGGTGCTCATCACCGCCGTCTCAACGCCGCTCATCAAGCTGCTGTACGACCCGTCGGGGCAGTTCGTGCGGGCGAAGCGGCGGACGCTGGAGGACGCGCCGCCCAGCGCCGACCTCCGCGTGCTCACCTGCCTCTACAGCGAGGACCACGCCGCGCCGCTCATCGACCTGCTCGAGGCGTCGGGGTCCTCGCGCGACTCCCCCGTCTCGCTCATCGTGCTCCACCTCACGGAGCTcgtcggccgcgccgcctccgtgcTGAAGCCCCACCGGAAGAGCAGCAGCACAAGCAACCCGACGCCGTCGGACCGGATCGTGAACGCGTTCCGGTACttcgagcagcagcaggcggcgccgggcgccgtCACCGTAAGCCCGTACGTGGCGCAGGCGCCGTACAGCTCGATGCACCACGACGTGTGCTCGCTGGCGCACAGCCGCAAGGCCAACCTCATCCTGCTGCCCTTCCACAAGTCCTCCGACGgcgcgcgcgccaccgccaACAACGCCATCCGCTCCATCAACCGCGCTGTCCTGCACTACGCGCCCTGCTCCGTCGCCATCCTCGTCGAccacggcctcgccgccggctccgcctgcgccaccgccgccaacaGCCTCCTCCAGAGGGTGGCGCTCTACTTTCTAGGCGGGCCCGACGACCGCGAGGCGCTGGCGTACGCGGCCAGGATGCCGGATCAGGACTCCGGGAGCAGCGTGTCGCTGACGGTGGTGCGGTTCAAGCTGAGGAACTGGGTGGGGATGGGAGGGCGCGACGAGGTCAGGGACGAGCAGGTGCTGCAGGAGTTCTGGACAAGGCACCGCGACAACGAACGCGTCGTCTACGTCGAGAAGACGGTCGAGGACGCCGAGGGCACTGCGTCGGTGGTGAGGTCCATGAGCGAGAAGTTCGACCTGCTCATCGTCGGCCGCCGGGGCGGTGCCGGTGAAGGCGACGACCTGGAAGGctcggccggcgccgcgctcaCATCCGGGCTGTCGGACTGGAGCGAGTTCCCGGAGCTGGGCGTGCTGGGGGACATGCTGGCCTCCGCAGAGTTCGCGTCCAAGGTCTCCATCCTCGTcatccagcagcagccgcccaaGAACAACGCAGCCGCTCGAGGGGGAAGTTCCATCAACGATTAA